Proteins from one Sulfurihydrogenibium sp. genomic window:
- a CDS encoding cold-shock protein — MAVTGTVKWFDTKKGYGFITRDDNGQDIFVHFSAIQGSGFKNLEEGQKVRFEIVQDTKGPRADKVEKL; from the coding sequence ATGGCAGTAACAGGAACAGTAAAATGGTTTGACACGAAAAAAGGTTATGGTTTTATTACAAGAGATGACAATGGGCAAGACATATTTGTACACTTTTCAGCTATCCAAGGCTCTGGATTTAAGAACTTAGAAGAAGGTCAAAAAGTTAGATTTGAAATCGTTCAAGATACAAAAGGTCCAAGAGCTGATAAAGTAGAAAAACTTTAA
- the moaA gene encoding GTP 3',8-cyclase MoaA, whose product MEISYLRISVTDKCNLKCFYCRPDNQEFIPHEEILRYEEIARLVKAMTKYGLRKVRITGGEPLVRPQIENLVKLIREIPEIENIGMTTNAITLKHHAEKLKEAGLDRLNISIDSLKPELFYQITKGRLEDVLEGIRISKKLGFDPIKVNAVIIKGLNEDEALDFVKFAIDYGVEVRFIEMMPIGQGYIKWDEEMVKPLDQVREKIEEKYGMLTPSTSIGSGAARVYEIPKLGVKVGFITPISNPFCDGCSKLRLTAEGKIKLCLRTDEELSVKEVLRYGTDEDLDEFLRKVLIAKEISNLKIQKSNYAFSDCVRVMTSIGG is encoded by the coding sequence ATGGAAATTTCATATCTTAGAATATCAGTCACAGATAAATGTAATCTTAAATGTTTTTACTGTAGACCAGATAATCAGGAATTCATTCCCCATGAAGAAATATTGAGGTATGAAGAAATAGCAAGACTTGTAAAAGCAATGACAAAATACGGATTAAGAAAAGTCAGAATTACAGGCGGAGAGCCGTTGGTAAGACCGCAGATAGAGAACTTAGTTAAGCTAATTAGAGAAATCCCTGAAATAGAAAATATAGGAATGACAACAAATGCTATAACTCTAAAACATCATGCAGAAAAGCTTAAAGAAGCAGGCTTAGATAGATTGAATATAAGCATAGACAGTCTAAAACCAGAGTTGTTTTATCAGATAACTAAAGGTAGATTGGAAGATGTTTTGGAAGGGATAAGGATCAGCAAAAAACTTGGGTTTGACCCAATCAAAGTTAATGCAGTAATAATAAAAGGTTTAAACGAAGATGAAGCTTTAGATTTTGTAAAATTTGCAATAGATTACGGCGTTGAAGTAAGATTTATTGAAATGATGCCAATCGGTCAGGGTTATATAAAATGGGATGAAGAAATGGTTAAACCATTAGACCAAGTTAGAGAAAAGATTGAAGAAAAGTATGGAATGTTAACTCCTTCAACGTCTATAGGCAGTGGTGCAGCAAGGGTTTATGAAATACCAAAATTAGGTGTGAAGGTTGGTTTTATTACTCCTATCTCAAATCCTTTCTGTGATGGATGCTCTAAATTGAGACTCACAGCAGAAGGAAAGATAAAACTTTGTTTGAGAACAGATGAAGAACTATCAGTTAAAGAAGTGTTAAGATATGGAACCGATGAAGATTTAGATGAGTTTTTAAGAAAAGTTTTAATAGCTAAGGAAATTTCAAATCTAAAGATTCAAAAATCAAATTATGCTTTTTCAGACTGTGTAAGGGTTATGACGAGCATTGGCGGTTAG
- a CDS encoding cold-shock protein, giving the protein MRITGTVKWFNSKKGFGFITRDDGQGDVFVHFSAIQSRGFKTLEEGQKVEFEIAQDEKGPKAVNVVKV; this is encoded by the coding sequence GTGCGTATCACAGGTACAGTTAAGTGGTTCAACTCAAAGAAAGGATTTGGCTTCATCACAAGAGATGATGGTCAAGGGGACGTTTTCGTTCATTTTTCAGCGATTCAGTCAAGAGGATTTAAAACTCTTGAAGAAGGTCAAAAAGTAGAGTTTGAAATTGCTCAGGACGAAAAAGGCCCGAAGGCAGTAAACGTAGTGAAAGTTTAA